One genomic segment of Clostridium estertheticum subsp. estertheticum includes these proteins:
- a CDS encoding carbohydrate ABC transporter permease, with the protein MKGKLKSSNLIVHIILIIGAIAMLIPFIWMILTSLKTLTESTSLPITIIPKSFKWGNYVDVWNQLPFAKFYINTMLMIFFRVIGSVFFSAMAAYALARIEFPGKNFFFMLILIQMMIPGQIFIIPQYAIISKLGLLNTVTALVIPGIISAFGTFLLRQFFIGIPKELEEAAILDGCNRWQVFWKVMLPLTRSGLVALGIFTSVFAYKDLMWPLIVNMSLDKMPLAAGMASLQGQYSTNFPQLMSGSMIAIWPMLIIFIIFQKQFIEGVASTGSKS; encoded by the coding sequence ATGAAAGGAAAATTAAAATCAAGCAATTTAATTGTTCACATAATTCTTATAATAGGTGCGATTGCAATGCTAATTCCATTTATATGGATGATACTAACTTCGTTAAAAACACTTACAGAGTCAACGTCATTACCAATTACTATTATACCTAAAAGCTTTAAATGGGGAAATTACGTAGATGTATGGAATCAACTACCATTCGCGAAATTTTACATAAATACAATGCTAATGATATTTTTTAGAGTTATAGGTTCAGTTTTCTTTAGTGCAATGGCAGCCTATGCGTTAGCCAGAATTGAATTTCCAGGAAAAAATTTTTTCTTTATGTTAATTCTTATTCAAATGATGATACCAGGACAAATATTTATTATTCCGCAGTACGCTATAATTTCAAAACTTGGATTATTAAATACTGTTACGGCTTTGGTAATACCTGGTATTATAAGTGCTTTTGGTACTTTTCTACTTAGACAATTTTTTATTGGAATTCCGAAGGAACTAGAAGAAGCAGCAATATTAGATGGATGTAACAGATGGCAAGTATTCTGGAAAGTTATGTTACCATTAACTAGATCAGGTCTAGTAGCACTTGGAATATTCACTTCAGTATTTGCTTACAAGGATTTGATGTGGCCTTTAATAGTAAATATGTCATTAGATAAGATGCCGCTGGCGGCTGGAATGGCATCATTACAAGGTCAATATTCAACAAATTTCCCTCAGCTTATGTCAGGTTCAATGATAGCTATATGGCCAATGCTTATAATATTTATTATATTTCAGAAGCAATTTATTGAAGGTGTTGCAAGTACAGGTTCAAAGAGTTAG
- a CDS encoding alpha-galactosidase produces the protein MLISYFEENKIFHLKAKDTSYIIQIVESKYLQHIYWGKKIRNFKLDYLKPFKGDQLNGFMFAKDNINGFSLDILPQEYPSFGNTDLRSPVYQTQFEDGSTISDLQYLSHEIFSGKKKLKGLPSTYVEKNEEAQTLEITLKDELSGLLVVLSYTVYKDYDVITRSSKIINSSSKDLKVLRALSASVDFSDDNFDLLQLSGAWSRERSIIKRALVSGNQSIESRRGASSPQQNPFIALMRKDADEDKGEVYGINLVYSGNFLANVEVCQYGTTRVQIGINPFDFSWLLKPGEDFQTPEVVMVYSDSGLGKMSQTFHNLYRKRLCRGNYRDKERPILINNWEATYFDFTEESIKNIAREAKKLGIELFVLDDGWFGNRNDDTTSLGDWYVNKEKLPNGLKKLSKDINEIGLKFGLWFEPEMVSQNSNLYRAHPDWCIHVKGRERSLGRNQLVLDFSRTVVCDAIIEMLSENLSTYNISYVKWDMNRFMSEVGSATLDANRQRETAHRYMLGLYRVMEELTTKFPEVLFESCASGGGRFDPGMLYYMPQTWTSDDTDAIERLKIQYGTSLVYPSITMGAHVSAVPNHQVHRITPLETRGNVAMGGNFGYELDVIKMTDEEKQTVKKQISDYKEIRHIVQFGDFYRLISPFENNDAAWMFISENKEDVVVSYFKKLAECNIKLKVLKFKGLDPEMNYRVIGTDEVYGGDELMYAGMVIPELKGDFTSYVWRLKKTL, from the coding sequence ATGCTAATTTCTTATTTTGAAGAAAATAAAATTTTTCATCTTAAAGCAAAAGACACAAGTTATATAATTCAAATAGTTGAATCAAAATATTTACAACATATTTATTGGGGTAAGAAAATAAGAAATTTTAAATTAGATTATTTGAAACCTTTTAAAGGTGATCAGTTAAACGGATTTATGTTTGCAAAGGATAACATAAATGGTTTTTCTTTAGATATTTTGCCACAAGAGTACCCATCGTTTGGGAATACGGATTTGCGTTCACCAGTATATCAAACACAATTTGAAGATGGATCTACAATTTCTGATTTGCAATATTTAAGTCATGAGATTTTTTCAGGAAAGAAAAAGTTAAAAGGATTGCCTAGCACATATGTAGAAAAAAATGAAGAAGCGCAGACTTTAGAAATAACATTAAAAGATGAATTAAGTGGCTTATTAGTAGTGCTAAGCTATACAGTCTATAAGGACTATGACGTGATTACAAGATCTTCTAAGATAATTAATTCAAGCTCCAAAGATTTAAAGGTGTTGAGGGCATTAAGTGCTAGTGTGGATTTTAGTGATGATAATTTTGATTTACTACAATTATCAGGTGCCTGGTCAAGAGAAAGAAGTATTATTAAAAGAGCTTTAGTTAGTGGAAATCAATCTATTGAAAGTAGAAGAGGTGCTAGTAGTCCACAACAAAATCCATTTATAGCTTTAATGAGAAAAGATGCAGATGAGGATAAGGGAGAAGTTTACGGAATTAATTTGGTGTATAGTGGTAACTTTTTAGCTAATGTAGAGGTTTGTCAATATGGAACCACTAGAGTCCAAATTGGAATTAATCCATTTGATTTTAGTTGGCTTTTAAAACCAGGTGAAGATTTCCAAACACCTGAAGTGGTTATGGTATATTCAGATAGTGGGCTCGGAAAGATGTCACAAACTTTTCACAATTTATATAGAAAACGTCTTTGCAGGGGAAATTATAGAGATAAAGAAAGACCAATTCTTATAAATAATTGGGAAGCAACTTATTTTGATTTTACTGAAGAGAGTATAAAAAATATTGCAAGAGAGGCTAAGAAACTTGGAATAGAGTTATTTGTTTTAGATGATGGTTGGTTTGGAAATAGGAATGATGATACTACTTCCCTTGGTGATTGGTATGTAAATAAAGAAAAGCTACCCAATGGACTCAAAAAGCTATCAAAGGATATAAATGAAATTGGTCTTAAGTTTGGATTATGGTTTGAACCAGAAATGGTTTCACAGAATAGCAATTTATATAGAGCCCATCCAGATTGGTGTATACATGTTAAAGGAAGAGAGAGATCCCTTGGAAGAAATCAATTGGTTTTAGATTTTTCTAGAACAGTAGTATGTGATGCTATAATTGAAATGTTATCAGAAAATCTTTCAACCTATAACATTTCATATGTGAAATGGGATATGAATAGATTTATGTCAGAAGTCGGATCGGCTACATTAGATGCTAATAGACAAAGAGAAACTGCACATAGATATATGCTAGGACTTTATAGAGTAATGGAGGAACTAACAACAAAATTTCCAGAGGTTCTATTTGAAAGTTGTGCTAGTGGTGGTGGTAGATTTGACCCAGGCATGCTTTATTATATGCCTCAAACTTGGACTAGTGATGATACTGATGCAATAGAACGATTAAAAATTCAATATGGTACTAGTTTGGTTTATCCAAGTATAACTATGGGGGCCCATGTATCAGCTGTTCCTAATCATCAAGTACATAGGATTACACCCCTAGAAACAAGAGGTAACGTTGCAATGGGTGGAAATTTTGGATATGAATTAGATGTTATTAAAATGACTGATGAAGAAAAACAAACTGTAAAAAAACAAATTAGTGATTATAAGGAAATTAGGCATATAGTTCAATTTGGAGATTTTTACAGATTAATAAGTCCTTTTGAAAATAATGATGCTGCTTGGATGTTTATTTCAGAAAATAAGGAAGATGTGGTTGTAAGTTATTTTAAAAAACTAGCAGAATGTAATATAAAGTTGAAAGTTTTAAAGTTTAAAGGATTAGATCCAGAAATGAATTATAGAGTAATTGGTACAGATGAAGTATATGGTGGAGATGAGCTAATGTATGCTGGTATGGTTATCCCAGAACTTAAGGGCGATTTCACAAGCTATGTTTGGAGATTAAAAAAAACATTATAA
- a CDS encoding phosphatase, with amino-acid sequence MKFIADLHTHTVVSGHAYSTLMENAKYASEIGLKILGTTDHGPNMPGAPDLWYFGNFKVLPRELFGVKMLYGCEANIIDYEGNLDIPVEVQNGLDIMIVSMHEPLMEGGKSADLNTSTILKAMDNPYVNILGHIGNPKFPIHEEEIIKKAKEKNILIELNNSSFVSSRLGSDKNCTKIAILCKELGVRIIVNSDAHFCFSIANFSAVEKILAEIHMPEELVINTNKESLIKFLKEKGKNI; translated from the coding sequence ATGAAATTTATAGCTGATTTACATACCCATACTGTAGTTAGTGGTCATGCATATAGTACTTTAATGGAAAATGCAAAATATGCTAGTGAGATAGGTCTTAAAATATTAGGAACCACAGATCATGGTCCTAATATGCCAGGTGCGCCTGATCTTTGGTATTTCGGAAATTTTAAAGTACTTCCAAGAGAATTATTCGGTGTTAAAATGCTTTACGGATGTGAGGCTAATATAATTGATTATGAAGGTAATCTTGATATTCCAGTAGAAGTTCAAAATGGTCTTGACATAATGATAGTAAGCATGCATGAACCTTTAATGGAAGGAGGAAAAAGTGCAGATTTAAATACATCTACTATTTTAAAAGCTATGGATAATCCATATGTTAATATTTTAGGACATATAGGAAATCCTAAATTCCCTATACATGAGGAAGAAATAATAAAAAAAGCAAAAGAAAAAAATATACTAATAGAATTAAATAATAGTTCTTTTGTAAGTTCAAGACTCGGCAGTGACAAAAATTGCACTAAAATAGCAATACTTTGCAAAGAATTGGGAGTAAGGATTATTGTAAACAGTGATGCTCATTTCTGTTTTTCTATTGCAAATTTTAGTGCTGTAGAAAAAATACTTGCAGAGATACATATGCCTGAAGAACTTGTTATTAATACAAATAAAGAAAGTTTGATAAAATTTCTTAAAGAAAAAGGGAAAAACATATAA
- a CDS encoding carbohydrate kinase family protein gives MISSDYSEDFKCSSYVKYFGGSPANIAMNVKRLGANSTIAASIGKDGLGDFLKQHLEENCIDTSYISRVDFSTSMVLITKSKTTPKDIQ, from the coding sequence ATGATATCAAGTGATTATAGTGAAGATTTTAAGTGTAGTAGTTATGTTAAATATTTCGGGGGGTCTCCTGCAAATATTGCAATGAATGTAAAAAGGTTAGGAGCGAATTCTACTATAGCTGCTTCAATAGGAAAAGATGGATTAGGAGATTTTTTAAAGCAACACCTAGAGGAGAATTGTATAGATACAAGTTACATTAGTAGAGTTGATTTTTCTACTAGTATGGTACTTATTACTAAGAGCAAAACAACACCAAAGGATATTCAATAA
- a CDS encoding metal-dependent hydrolase — translation MNGRSHQKIAMLSYAIVATVPIINSMAIFNNRYIHVPMGISLIGLGTACLSGLLVDADSQNSKINHMNPLTGTTNKVTHDIEKLLKLLLRLLLGVGLCALIIWNSKTIIAQLSRIKFIGEYAKICTYFMSFIFLLIGITNERIYKNIPVIGFVYKKLSNIISKGSNNFKRTTMFLTYIGSSLILALYNVTNLNDSSIYLICILLICIAIFPHRTFLHSIEGVIVFTISASYVFNKLGYGYLTGCFFVGYISHIYWADIFTKEGVPILSTPRFIAEFLKKIGIHNKFVYILEKTGKLKLKLPPHITTGSDAGNLFEVIYIIILFIVFVVSFNVYGGNFKVI, via the coding sequence ATGAATGGGCGGTCACATCAAAAGATAGCAATGTTATCATACGCAATAGTAGCTACAGTACCCATAATTAATTCAATGGCAATATTCAATAATAGATATATTCATGTTCCAATGGGAATAAGCCTTATAGGTCTTGGCACTGCATGTCTTTCAGGATTGCTTGTAGATGCTGATAGTCAAAACAGTAAGATAAACCATATGAACCCACTTACAGGTACGACTAATAAAGTAACCCACGACATAGAAAAGTTGTTAAAATTATTATTAAGATTGCTTTTGGGTGTTGGGCTATGTGCACTAATCATATGGAATTCCAAAACTATTATAGCGCAGTTATCAAGAATAAAATTTATAGGTGAATATGCAAAAATATGTACATATTTTATGTCTTTTATTTTTTTACTTATAGGTATTACTAATGAGCGAATTTACAAAAATATCCCTGTAATTGGGTTCGTTTATAAGAAATTATCAAATATAATAAGTAAGGGATCCAATAATTTCAAAAGAACAACCATGTTCTTAACATATATCGGTTCGAGTCTTATATTAGCGCTTTACAATGTCACTAATTTGAACGATAGTTCTATTTATCTTATTTGTATCTTATTAATATGTATCGCAATATTCCCTCACAGAACATTTTTGCACTCAATAGAGGGTGTTATTGTTTTTACTATTTCAGCATCATATGTGTTTAATAAATTAGGATACGGGTATTTAACAGGCTGTTTTTTTGTTGGGTATATAAGTCATATCTATTGGGCTGATATATTTACAAAGGAAGGCGTACCAATACTCTCAACACCAAGGTTTATTGCTGAATTTTTAAAAAAAATAGGAATTCACAATAAATTTGTTTATATACTAGAAAAAACAGGAAAATTAAAATTAAAATTGCCACCACATATTACCACAGGTTCTGATGCTGGGAATCTATTTGAAGTGATATATATTATAATATTATTTATTGTATTTGTAGTGAGTTTCAATGTTTATGGCGGTAATTTCAAAGTAATCTAA
- a CDS encoding pentapeptide repeat-containing protein, with translation MATNRSVKGNFNYNNIEKTGKNFMYKNLERSNCYNSDFSDSNFNYVNFRGAHFKSCVFLECTFKCAEFIGTNLKDSDFQNTVFENTLFDSTNLDGADFKDAEFKNTIFLLTDVHKAKNLSLKNPEIRIFDEIPELEISDDLRFAILKVMKNKYVKAARVLDTKNGDINIINVMILLENFDEETLIKGLNLVSDDLNCDFHTLSYIIKYIKNNM, from the coding sequence ATGGCTACAAATAGAAGTGTTAAAGGTAATTTTAATTATAACAATATAGAAAAAACCGGAAAAAACTTTATGTATAAAAACCTTGAAAGAAGCAATTGTTATAATAGTGATTTTTCAGATTCAAATTTTAATTATGTTAACTTTAGAGGAGCTCACTTTAAATCATGTGTTTTTCTTGAATGTACATTTAAATGTGCCGAATTTATTGGAACAAATCTAAAGGACAGCGATTTTCAAAATACTGTATTTGAAAATACTTTATTTGATTCTACAAATTTAGATGGAGCAGATTTTAAAGATGCGGAATTTAAAAACACTATATTTTTGTTAACCGATGTTCATAAAGCTAAAAATCTAAGCCTTAAAAATCCAGAAATAAGAATTTTTGATGAAATACCAGAATTAGAAATTAGTGATGATCTTCGTTTCGCAATTTTAAAAGTAATGAAAAATAAATATGTAAAAGCGGCAAGAGTCCTTGATACAAAAAATGGTGATATTAATATAATAAATGTAATGATATTACTAGAAAACTTTGATGAAGAAACTTTGATTAAAGGATTAAATCTTGTTAGTGATGATTTAAATTGTGATTTTCATACATTAAGTTACATAATTAAATATATAAAAAATAATATGTAA
- a CDS encoding Ger(x)C family spore germination protein, protein MKRYSLLIISISCIIIYIIFNSSEGSVPIEDIGISSGISLDLTTNRPLNEYNIVSSIYNFNKKDEISSEILEGTGKNIPDTRSTRQTISGKLYFLGLQKVFIFSEAFATSGINHLIDILMTNQEMNDAAWLVVCKDKAIDMLKFKVDDAPTSADHINDMVESSKNQNFMSKDYKVIDMYVRVNSEGRDLVIPYLEILNKKITISGMAVFNKDKMVTKIPMEEARYMNFLRNNKVKGILTLKKDSSHWISTYGEVKRKVHCEKINGKYKFNIDIEFKGKVVNNTLYNDFMNNPKTVEKYSHELEEETKKNCNKFIYKMQNQYKTDCLELGRDAAAAFGRNPRTDWNNFVCNADITVNVTVKVDSLGRGQFLYKNK, encoded by the coding sequence ATGAAAAGATATAGTTTATTAATAATATCTATTTCATGTATAATTATATATATCATATTTAATTCAAGTGAAGGTAGTGTTCCTATAGAAGATATAGGTATTTCCTCAGGTATATCATTGGACCTCACAACGAATCGTCCGTTAAATGAATATAACATTGTTTCAAGTATATATAATTTCAATAAAAAAGATGAAATTTCAAGTGAAATATTAGAGGGTACCGGTAAAAACATTCCTGATACCAGGTCAACCAGGCAAACTATCAGTGGTAAATTATACTTTCTTGGATTACAAAAAGTATTTATTTTTAGTGAAGCTTTTGCAACCTCTGGGATAAACCACCTTATTGATATATTGATGACGAATCAAGAAATGAATGATGCTGCATGGCTTGTTGTCTGTAAGGATAAGGCCATTGATATGTTAAAATTCAAAGTTGATGATGCTCCCACTTCGGCAGATCATATTAACGATATGGTAGAAAGCTCTAAAAACCAAAATTTCATGTCTAAAGACTATAAAGTTATTGATATGTATGTAAGAGTAAATTCAGAGGGGCGAGATTTAGTTATTCCTTACCTAGAAATACTAAACAAAAAAATTACAATAAGCGGCATGGCCGTTTTTAATAAAGACAAAATGGTAACAAAAATACCAATGGAAGAAGCAAGATATATGAATTTTTTAAGGAACAATAAAGTTAAAGGAATACTAACACTTAAAAAAGATTCATCACACTGGATATCAACCTATGGGGAAGTGAAAAGAAAAGTACACTGTGAAAAAATCAATGGTAAATATAAATTTAATATTGATATAGAATTTAAAGGTAAGGTAGTAAATAATACTTTGTATAATGATTTTATGAATAATCCCAAAACCGTAGAAAAGTACAGTCATGAATTAGAAGAAGAAACAAAAAAAAATTGTAATAAATTTATATACAAAATGCAAAATCAGTATAAAACAGATTGCCTAGAACTTGGTCGTGATGCTGCAGCTGCTTTTGGGCGAAATCCTAGAACTGATTGGAATAACTTTGTTTGTAATGCGGATATTACAGTTAATGTAACTGTTAAGGTTGATAGTCTTGGAAGAGGTCAATTTTTATATAAAAATAAATAA
- a CDS encoding GerAB/ArcD/ProY family transporter, with product MNKKNKLITSTELFFILVGCIVGIGVTNLPTDVVSIAKQDGWISTIIGGIYPLYIVLISAIIIRKYPDSNIMNLSKAFFGKIIGNFLNLLFMLQFLFYAVLVTSGASNLLRAYSMYFIPHFKMVILFATIACYASIKGLKVLARFTTITFFLICLIIVASTVSFKSSSILNVKPFFGAGLPKILEGSVKSAFAYANMELLLIVYPYVQQKKDILKAALLSTFVIIFFHTWVVFTSIYFSGPDLIPKEIWPFSFVAESFKIPVINNFRYINIIILAIMAYKTISIQFYASTKILNNITKIKRKTICFLLLPIIFVFPMLIGNEVIRKEILGKVMPWITLYNIAYVTIIALTTLLIDKRKLNHIEKINP from the coding sequence ATGAATAAAAAAAACAAACTGATAACTTCTACCGAGCTTTTTTTCATCTTGGTTGGGTGTATCGTAGGTATAGGGGTCACTAATCTACCTACAGATGTAGTAAGCATTGCAAAACAAGATGGGTGGATTTCTACCATTATAGGTGGGATATATCCATTATATATTGTTCTAATTTCCGCAATAATAATAAGAAAATATCCTGATAGTAATATAATGAATTTAAGTAAAGCATTTTTCGGAAAAATAATAGGCAATTTTTTAAACTTATTATTTATGCTCCAGTTTTTATTCTATGCAGTATTAGTTACTTCTGGTGCAAGCAATCTATTAAGAGCGTATAGTATGTATTTTATTCCACATTTTAAGATGGTTATACTTTTCGCAACTATTGCCTGTTATGCATCAATTAAAGGTTTAAAAGTATTAGCCAGATTTACTACTATAACATTTTTTTTAATATGTCTTATAATAGTGGCATCCACAGTAAGCTTTAAGTCATCTAGTATTTTAAATGTAAAACCTTTTTTTGGAGCAGGTCTCCCTAAAATTTTAGAAGGAAGCGTAAAATCTGCTTTTGCTTATGCAAATATGGAATTACTATTAATAGTATATCCATATGTACAGCAAAAAAAAGATATATTAAAAGCTGCTTTATTGAGCACTTTTGTAATAATTTTCTTTCATACCTGGGTAGTTTTTACATCTATTTATTTTTCTGGGCCTGATTTAATACCAAAAGAAATATGGCCATTTTCCTTCGTAGCTGAGTCCTTTAAAATACCTGTGATAAATAATTTTAGATATATAAACATTATTATATTGGCTATTATGGCATATAAAACCATATCGATTCAATTTTACGCCTCAACAAAAATATTAAATAATATTACAAAAATAAAAAGAAAAACAATTTGCTTTTTATTATTACCAATTATTTTTGTTTTTCCAATGTTAATTGGAAATGAAGTAATCAGGAAAGAAATTTTGGGCAAAGTTATGCCTTGGATAACCTTATATAATATTGCTTATGTGACCATAATTGCATTAACAACTCTTTTAATAGATAAGAGAAAACTTAATCATATTGAAAAAATTAACCCGTAA
- a CDS encoding spore germination protein → MKNESINSKINNMINVLGPSAPIKVKNIAIGKNPSIQGAIIYIDGLVDKNVINRDILNPLMLQIHTSITLDNNTSRFLCSNYITAECSFIKDDTTQVSKEIKNGNTLFIIENIEDYIIIDTTGGEIRKISDPTNEISLRGSRDGFVENLEVNISLLRRKIKDSNLSIEKFVVGRRTQTDLALVYIKDLVDTEVLDELKKRINAVNVDSITGIGILLEFIDENPYSIFPMALATERPDRVTANIMEGRIALILNGTPFVVTVPSVFIEFFHTVEDYNEKTISANFIRLLRILTVLLVITLPSVYLTLIKYNAELIPVQFVIPIVQSRIGISLTPFMEILILELLMEILREGGLRLPSKIAQTVSIVGGIIIGNAIVESKMVSPTTLLVVGITIVASFVVPAVDMSLSIRLLRFPMLFLANAMGIMGIATGFTFLIIHLSSLENFGVPYMDFKKDDLKDTFTRAPLWKMNSRPSIVSGQNNKRQNNFRYKFRRKKDE, encoded by the coding sequence ATGAAGAATGAAAGTATAAACTCTAAAATAAATAATATGATAAATGTCTTAGGGCCATCAGCTCCTATTAAAGTCAAAAATATAGCAATTGGCAAAAATCCATCTATACAAGGCGCTATCATATATATTGATGGTCTAGTAGATAAAAATGTAATTAATAGGGATATTCTTAATCCTTTAATGCTTCAAATACATACCTCCATAACATTAGATAACAATACATCCAGATTTTTGTGTAGTAACTACATTACTGCAGAGTGTTCTTTTATCAAAGATGATACTACTCAAGTTTCTAAAGAGATTAAAAATGGTAATACTTTATTTATAATTGAAAATATAGAAGATTACATTATAATTGATACAACTGGTGGCGAAATCAGAAAAATATCTGATCCAACCAATGAAATATCACTTAGGGGATCCAGAGACGGATTTGTGGAAAACCTAGAAGTTAATATAAGTTTGCTCCGTAGGAAAATAAAAGATTCAAACCTTTCTATTGAAAAATTTGTTGTTGGAAGACGGACACAGACTGACTTAGCCTTAGTTTATATTAAAGATTTAGTTGATACTGAGGTTCTAGATGAACTAAAAAAGAGAATAAATGCAGTAAACGTAGATTCTATTACTGGAATAGGGATATTACTTGAATTTATAGATGAGAATCCATACAGTATTTTTCCAATGGCTCTGGCCACAGAGAGACCAGATAGAGTAACCGCAAATATTATGGAAGGAAGAATTGCTTTGATTTTAAATGGCACTCCTTTTGTGGTAACAGTGCCATCTGTATTTATTGAATTTTTTCACACTGTTGAAGATTATAACGAAAAAACAATATCTGCGAATTTTATAAGACTTCTTAGAATCTTAACAGTTTTATTAGTAATTACACTTCCTTCCGTTTATTTAACATTAATCAAATATAATGCTGAACTCATACCCGTTCAATTTGTTATCCCGATAGTACAATCTAGAATAGGAATATCTCTTACCCCCTTTATGGAAATACTTATACTAGAACTACTAATGGAAATCTTAAGAGAAGGAGGATTAAGACTTCCCTCGAAAATAGCACAAACTGTAAGTATAGTTGGAGGCATTATTATAGGAAATGCCATAGTAGAATCAAAAATGGTAAGTCCTACTACTCTGCTTGTAGTTGGTATCACGATTGTTGCTTCTTTTGTAGTGCCCGCTGTTGATATGTCTCTCTCTATAAGGCTGCTAAGATTTCCAATGTTATTTTTAGCAAATGCTATGGGTATAATGGGGATTGCTACAGGCTTTACTTTTCTTATCATTCATTTATCCTCCTTGGAGAATTTTGGTGTTCCATATATGGACTTTAAAAAGGATGATTTAAAGGATACATTTACGAGAGCACCATTATGGAAAATGAATTCTCGTCCATCAATAGTCTCAGGCCAGAATAATAAAAGACAAAATAATTTCAGATATAAATTTAGGAGAAAAAAAGATGAATAA